In one window of Nakamurella sp. PAMC28650 DNA:
- a CDS encoding bifunctional diguanylate cyclase/phosphodiesterase translates to MTRSPFPRRPSPPAEHGDPAAACRAVLVVGAALITAYYLAPGHPAKYSIYLLVGVASVACIVVSNVRYRPADSLGWSLIAVAGALFVLGDGVLDFDDVVRHISPGIPSLADALYLAAYPVLFWGVFRVGHRGGAAGGRERCADAAMVSLGAFAVCSRFLIDDYLQDPRLHPIGRAVLTAYPLMDLGVLFVLTGTVMAAANWRVADQLLIISVAAMLVGDFLYDLMNLDGTYAVGGPADAAYLLQYVVLGAAAAHPSMAHALPARRSDPVLGLRWVVPVTTAGLVVPVILLITGLRGNSRDVPLLAGLSIALFSLVMLRMFWLFGRLRNKTLELEQSAGSLRAALSKESRMESEMMYRSLHDSLTGLPNRVLLHDRIDHSLAVRRMPTTVALCVCGLDDFTAINDAFGHDFGDQLLVLVGRRLTTMVQGRGTVARLGGDEFAILLEAADGRDGAAALAERVVALIRLPMTVSGQQIEVSVSVGVAVSSLHSSTDRLLTEAEAALREAKASGKDTLVVFEQLLRNRATDRRTLINSFPGSLSNGDFFLEYQPQFSLSDSRLVGFEALVRWRHPVLGVIAPDRFITLAEETGFMVPLGRWILEKACSEAAAWPTVGDRSISLSVNVSGRQMQSPKFLADVRAISGRVGLDCSALVLEITETVLMVDPGRTITTLQGLRGLGIRIAVDDFGTGYSSLSYLRQFPVDILKIDKSFIDPLHDPAGEGIAFVETILRLAEDLRLVTIAEGVEVAHQWDTLGRLGCDEAQGFFMSPPVSAWEAMTMITRSVTGPAEKDHRGAGARLKA, encoded by the coding sequence ATGACGCGCTCACCCTTCCCTCGCCGGCCATCTCCGCCGGCCGAGCACGGTGATCCGGCCGCAGCCTGCCGGGCCGTGCTGGTCGTCGGCGCGGCGCTGATCACCGCCTACTATCTGGCGCCCGGGCATCCTGCGAAGTATTCGATCTACCTCCTGGTCGGCGTCGCCTCGGTGGCCTGCATCGTCGTGTCGAACGTCAGATATCGACCCGCAGATTCTCTCGGCTGGTCCCTGATCGCCGTGGCCGGTGCCCTCTTCGTCCTGGGTGACGGTGTTCTGGACTTCGACGACGTGGTGCGGCACATCAGTCCTGGCATCCCCTCGCTCGCGGACGCGCTGTACCTGGCGGCCTATCCTGTGTTGTTCTGGGGAGTGTTCCGGGTCGGGCATCGCGGCGGCGCCGCCGGCGGCCGGGAACGCTGCGCAGACGCGGCAATGGTCAGCCTCGGGGCATTCGCCGTGTGCTCGCGGTTCCTGATCGACGACTACCTCCAGGATCCAAGGCTCCACCCGATCGGCCGGGCCGTCCTGACCGCCTACCCCCTGATGGACCTCGGTGTGCTGTTCGTGCTGACCGGCACGGTGATGGCGGCTGCGAACTGGCGGGTGGCCGACCAACTGTTGATCATTTCCGTTGCGGCCATGCTGGTCGGCGACTTCCTCTACGACCTGATGAACCTCGATGGCACCTACGCCGTCGGAGGACCCGCCGATGCGGCCTACCTCCTCCAGTACGTCGTTCTCGGTGCGGCAGCCGCTCACCCGAGCATGGCGCATGCCCTGCCCGCCAGGCGATCCGACCCGGTACTGGGCCTGAGGTGGGTGGTGCCGGTCACCACGGCCGGACTCGTCGTCCCGGTGATCCTGTTGATCACCGGCCTTCGCGGGAATTCCAGGGATGTGCCGCTGCTCGCGGGTCTGTCGATCGCACTGTTCTCGTTGGTGATGCTCCGGATGTTCTGGTTGTTCGGCCGGTTGCGGAACAAGACGCTGGAGCTGGAGCAGAGCGCCGGCTCGCTGAGGGCGGCACTGTCCAAGGAGAGCCGGATGGAATCGGAGATGATGTACCGGTCGCTGCACGACAGCCTCACCGGTCTGCCCAACCGGGTCCTGCTGCATGACCGGATCGATCATTCGCTGGCCGTCCGCCGGATGCCCACCACCGTCGCCCTCTGCGTGTGCGGCCTGGACGATTTCACGGCGATCAACGACGCCTTCGGGCATGACTTCGGCGATCAGCTGCTGGTGCTGGTGGGCCGCCGGCTGACGACGATGGTGCAGGGCCGCGGCACGGTCGCCCGCCTCGGGGGCGACGAATTCGCGATCCTGCTGGAGGCGGCCGACGGGCGCGACGGAGCCGCTGCCCTGGCCGAGCGCGTCGTCGCCCTGATCCGTCTGCCGATGACCGTCAGCGGCCAACAGATCGAGGTCTCGGTCAGTGTCGGAGTGGCCGTCTCCTCCCTCCATTCCAGCACGGACCGCCTGCTGACGGAGGCCGAGGCCGCCCTCCGGGAGGCCAAGGCAAGTGGGAAGGACACCCTAGTGGTGTTCGAGCAATTGCTGCGGAATCGGGCCACCGACCGTCGCACCCTGATCAACTCGTTCCCCGGCTCGTTGAGCAACGGTGATTTCTTTCTCGAGTACCAGCCGCAGTTCTCGTTGTCGGACTCGCGTCTGGTGGGCTTCGAGGCACTGGTGCGCTGGCGGCACCCCGTTCTCGGAGTGATCGCGCCCGACCGGTTCATCACGCTGGCCGAGGAAACGGGCTTCATGGTGCCGTTGGGGCGCTGGATCCTGGAGAAGGCCTGCTCCGAGGCCGCGGCCTGGCCGACCGTCGGGGATCGATCGATCAGCCTGTCGGTCAACGTCTCCGGTCGACAGATGCAGAGCCCGAAGTTCCTCGCCGATGTCCGGGCCATCTCCGGGCGCGTTGGCCTTGACTGCTCTGCCCTGGTCCTGGAGATCACCGAGACGGTCCTCATGGTCGATCCGGGTCGCACCATCACGACGTTGCAGGGACTGCGGGGGCTCGGGATCCGCATTGCGGTGGACGATTTCGGCACCGGATATTCCTCCCTGAGCTACCTGCGGCAGTTCCCCGTCGACATCCTGAAGATCGACAAATCGTTCATCGATCCACTGCACGATCCCGCTGGAGAGGGAATTGCATTCGTCGAGACCATTCTTCGTCTCGCGGAGGACCTCCGCCTCGTCACGATCGCCGAGGGTGTCGAGGTGGCCCATCAGTGGGACACGCTGGGTCGATTGGGCTGCGACGAGGCCCAGGGCTTCTTCATGTCACCACCGGTCAGCGCGTGGGAGGCGATGACGATGATCACGAGATCCGTCACCGGCCCGGCGGAAAAGGATCATCGGGGAGCCGGCGCGCGACTGAAGGCCTGA
- a CDS encoding ISAs1 family transposase, with protein MSSSPRYTVVDQFDEDEFPDIPTAPAALLRALRSVPDPRSARGRRHGLSTILAVAACAVIAGARSFVAIAEWAADTAPAVLAKLGVSSERPCESTIRRTLNRINADGLDVIVGTWAAVVATASKTFQVIAVDGKSVRGSAVAGGRCRHLLSALTHTAGLVLGQLDVDVKTNEIPMFAELLDNIELLGALVTADAMHCQKIHAKYLVEQRGAHYLLTVKGNQPTLRRRLAQLPWNDVDVTDTQKDRGHGRIEKRTLKVVTIAAGILFPHAAQAIQVSRKVRSIRSKKWHTETVYAVTDLHPTQASAAQLGTWLRGHWSIENRLHWVRDVTFGEDLSQARTGNGPQVMATLRNLAIGLLRLDGARNIAEAVRHHARDPHRPLKLVLTS; from the coding sequence ATGTCATCATCACCCAGGTATACCGTCGTTGACCAATTCGACGAAGATGAGTTCCCCGACATCCCCACGGCGCCGGCGGCGTTGCTCCGAGCCCTGCGATCGGTTCCCGACCCCCGCAGCGCGCGCGGCCGCCGGCACGGCTTGTCCACCATTTTGGCGGTGGCCGCGTGCGCGGTGATCGCCGGTGCCCGCTCCTTCGTCGCCATCGCCGAATGGGCCGCCGACACCGCACCAGCAGTATTGGCCAAACTTGGCGTATCCAGTGAGAGACCCTGCGAGTCGACGATCCGGCGAACCCTGAACAGGATCAACGCCGACGGTTTGGATGTCATCGTCGGGACCTGGGCCGCTGTGGTCGCCACCGCGTCGAAAACATTTCAAGTGATCGCAGTCGACGGCAAATCGGTCCGGGGATCCGCCGTGGCCGGCGGCCGGTGCCGACATCTGCTCTCAGCGCTCACTCACACCGCAGGCCTGGTCCTGGGGCAGTTGGACGTCGATGTCAAAACCAACGAGATCCCCATGTTCGCCGAGCTTTTAGACAACATCGAGTTGCTCGGTGCGTTGGTCACCGCCGATGCGATGCACTGCCAGAAAATCCATGCCAAGTATCTCGTGGAGCAACGCGGAGCGCATTACCTGCTCACCGTGAAAGGTAACCAACCGACGCTGCGGCGGCGACTGGCCCAACTCCCATGGAACGACGTCGACGTCACCGACACCCAGAAGGACCGCGGACACGGACGGATCGAGAAACGAACCCTCAAAGTCGTCACCATCGCCGCGGGAATTCTGTTTCCGCACGCCGCCCAGGCGATTCAGGTGAGCAGAAAAGTCCGGTCGATCCGATCCAAGAAGTGGCATACCGAGACCGTCTACGCGGTCACCGACCTGCACCCGACCCAGGCGTCCGCCGCGCAGCTGGGCACCTGGCTCCGAGGACACTGGTCGATTGAAAACCGTTTGCACTGGGTCCGGGACGTCACCTTCGGTGAAGACCTGTCCCAGGCCCGCACCGGCAACGGACCCCAGGTCATGGCCACACTACGAAACCTGGCCATCGGACTTCTTCGACTGGACGGAGCCCGCAACATCGCAGAAGCCGTCCGACATCACGCCCGAGACCCCCACCGACCACTCAAACTCGTGCTGACCAGCTAA
- a CDS encoding IS1380 family transposase, translated as MSKRTGFYPPLTVDTAGKRVVSHAGAVLLVATAGKVGLDRALSAALAPWRKQWAVLDPGKILLDLAISVAIGGDCLADISALRSEPAVFGRVASDPTVSRLVDALAATPQAALAAINQARATVRQRVWKMAGKDAPDFEISRDRPLIIDLDATLITSHSEKELAAPTYKKGFGFHPLGSWVDHGPDGTGEPLSMMLRPGRAGSNTAADHIAVTKDALRQLPFNRRGGRIGRRVLVRADSGGGTHEYLKWLAGQGLSYSVGFGLTQDIVDKINLIPDQGWTPAYDGDGKVRDGAWVTELTGLLDLSTWPAGMRVIVRAERPHPGAQLRFTDSGGNRLTAFVTNTVGGQLADLELRHRHRARCEDRIRNAKDTGLRNLPLTAFAQNQIWVAVVQLATELTAWLQMLALTGTGARRWEPKRLRLQLFSVAATIARRSRRVWLHLSGHATHRHLFTTALDRLTQLPAPT; from the coding sequence GTGTCGAAGCGTACTGGTTTCTATCCGCCGTTGACAGTGGACACGGCCGGGAAGCGGGTGGTGTCCCACGCCGGTGCTGTGCTGCTGGTGGCCACCGCCGGGAAGGTCGGGTTGGACCGGGCTTTGTCTGCGGCGTTGGCGCCGTGGCGCAAGCAGTGGGCGGTGCTGGATCCGGGGAAGATCCTGCTGGACCTGGCGATCAGCGTCGCCATCGGCGGGGACTGCCTGGCCGACATCTCGGCGTTGCGGTCTGAGCCGGCGGTGTTTGGGCGGGTCGCCTCCGACCCGACCGTGTCCCGGCTGGTCGACGCGTTGGCCGCGACCCCGCAGGCCGCTTTGGCGGCGATCAACCAGGCCAGAGCAACTGTCAGACAGCGGGTGTGGAAGATGGCCGGGAAGGACGCCCCCGACTTCGAGATATCCCGGGACCGGCCGTTGATCATCGACCTGGACGCCACCTTGATCACCTCCCACTCGGAGAAGGAACTGGCGGCGCCGACCTACAAGAAGGGCTTCGGGTTCCACCCGCTCGGGTCGTGGGTGGACCACGGCCCCGACGGCACCGGTGAGCCACTGTCGATGATGCTGCGCCCCGGAAGGGCCGGATCCAACACCGCCGCCGACCACATCGCGGTCACCAAGGATGCGTTGCGGCAGTTGCCCTTCAACCGCCGCGGTGGCCGGATTGGGCGCAGGGTGCTGGTCCGCGCCGACAGTGGCGGCGGCACCCACGAATACCTGAAGTGGCTGGCCGGGCAGGGCCTGTCGTATTCGGTGGGGTTCGGGCTGACGCAGGACATCGTCGACAAGATCAACCTGATCCCCGACCAAGGGTGGACCCCGGCCTACGACGGCGATGGGAAGGTCCGCGACGGGGCGTGGGTCACCGAACTCACCGGCCTGCTGGACCTGTCCACGTGGCCGGCAGGGATGCGGGTGATCGTCCGGGCCGAACGTCCGCACCCCGGGGCGCAGCTGCGGTTCACCGACTCAGGCGGCAACCGGCTGACCGCGTTCGTCACCAACACTGTTGGTGGGCAGCTGGCGGACCTGGAGTTGCGGCACCGGCACCGGGCCCGCTGCGAGGACCGGATCCGCAACGCGAAAGACACCGGGCTGCGGAACCTGCCCTTGACTGCGTTTGCGCAAAATCAGATCTGGGTCGCCGTCGTCCAGCTCGCTACGGAGCTGACCGCGTGGCTGCAGATGCTGGCGCTGACCGGCACCGGCGCCCGCCGGTGGGAACCGAAACGGCTGCGGTTGCAGCTGTTCTCCGTGGCGGCGACCATCGCCCGGCGGAGCCGCCGGGTCTGGTTGCACCTGTCCGGTCACGCAACCCACCGGCACCTGTTCACCACCGCCCTGGACCGGCTGACCCAGCTGCCGGCGCCGACCTGA
- a CDS encoding IS5 family transposase (programmed frameshift), which translates to MQNRHDLSDEQWARLEPLLPDRTPIRGGRWVDHRRVVDGVLWRTRSGSAWRDLPECYGNWKTVYNRHRCWSGDGTWQRVLSMLRADCDHGDVGEWALGVDATVIRAHHHAAGARHEPPKDIPAAVLASVVLEAPSRPSKTQGALSNYKNSADRPPPVVDREGLGRSRGGVTTKIHMAADSKCRPVGRVISAGQRHDALAFTAVLADIRIVRGRDGRPRTRPDRVLADKAYSSGRIRKSLRGRGIKATIPEPVNQINGRLSKGSRGGRPPKFDKEIYKDRNTVERTFNRLRGYRAVATRYDKREFVYRGTVDVASIGIWLRHLTENDPRDTP; encoded by the exons GTGCAGAATCGTCATGATTTGTCGGATGAGCAGTGGGCCCGGTTGGAGCCTTTGCTACCGGATCGGACCCCGATTCGGGGTGGTCGGTGGGTCGATCACCGCAGGGTCGTCGACGGGGTGCTGTGGCGGACCAGGTCCGGTTCGGCGTGGCGGGATCTCCCGGAGTGTTACGGCAATTGGAAGACGGTGTACAACCGGCATCGTTGCTGGTCAGGGGACGGTACCTGGCAGCGGGTGCTGTCGATGCTGCGGGCGGACTGCGATCACGGCGATGTCGGTGAGTGGGCGTTGGGGGTGGATGCGACGGTGATCCGGGCGCATCACCACGCGGCAGGTGCCCGGCACGAACCGCCGAAGGACATCCCCGCCGCCGTCCTTGCCAGCGTCGTGTTGGAGGCTCCG TCAAGGCCCTCAAAGACACAGGGGGCACTATCGAACTACAAGAATTCTGCGGATCGGCCGCCGCCGGTCGTTGATCGGGAGGGTTTGGGGCGTAGCCGCGGCGGGGTGACGACGAAGATCCACATGGCGGCTGATTCGAAGTGTCGGCCGGTGGGGCGGGTCATCTCGGCTGGTCAGCGGCATGACGCGTTGGCGTTCACCGCGGTGCTGGCCGATATTCGGATCGTGCGCGGCCGTGATGGGCGGCCTAGGACCCGACCGGATCGGGTGTTGGCGGACAAGGCGTATTCCAGCGGCAGAATCCGTAAGTCGTTGCGGGGTAGGGGTATCAAGGCGACCATCCCGGAGCCGGTGAACCAGATCAACGGTCGCCTGTCCAAGGGTTCCCGTGGTGGTCGGCCACCCAAATTCGACAAGGAAATCTACAAGGACCGCAACACCGTGGAGCGGACGTTCAACCGGCTACGCGGCTACCGCGCGGTCGCCACCCGGTATGACAAACGGGAGTTCGTCTACCGAGGCACCGTCGACGTCGCCAGCATCGGAATCTGGCTCAGGCATCTAACGGAGAACGATCCACGGGACACGCCCTAG